From Eremothecium sinecaudum strain ATCC 58844 chromosome III, complete sequence:
CTTCACTGGTACCACAACCCCCACCAGTGCTAACTTCAAAAGACAAAACAACTCAAAGATTGATTGTTGTGCTATCGCAAGCTTCTCTGGAAACACATAAAATATTTTCAGGTGGTCACGGTGGTGATAAATACGCTTTGCTAAACTGTGATGACCACCAAGGTCTACTCAGAAAGCTTGGCAAAGATATTAGTGAAGCTAGACCAGATATTACACATCAATGTTTATTAACTTTACTTGATTCTCCAATTAACAAAGCAGGAAAGTTACAGGTATACATTCAAACTAGCAAGGGTGTGTTGATCGAGGTGAATCCTACCGTCCGTATTCCAAGAACATTTAAACGTTTTTCAGGTTTGATGGTTCAACTTCTGCACAAATTGTCGATTCGTTCAGTGAACTCCGAAGAGAAGCTGCTACGAATTATTAAAAACCCTATAACTGATCATCTTCCTACAAAGTGTCGTAAAGTAACGTTATCCTTTGAGGCGCCAGTAGTTAGGGTCCAAGATTATGTCGGAAAGCTAGATTCCGATGAAAGTATATGTGTTTTTGTTGGTGCAATGGCTAGAGGCCAGGATGTATTTGCAGATGAATATGTGGATGAGAAGATTGGTTTATCTAATTATCCTTTGTCAGCTTCTGTTGCATGCTCTAAATTTTGTCACGGTTGTGAAGATGCATGGCAAATTTTGTAGT
This genomic window contains:
- the EMG1 gene encoding 18S rRNA pseudouridine methyltransferase (Syntenic homolog of Ashbya gossypii AFR686C; Syntenic homolog of Saccharomyces cerevisiae YLR186W (EMG1)) codes for the protein MVEDSKTRDALKNSTETKALPASLVPQPPPVLTSKDKTTQRLIVVLSQASLETHKIFSGGHGGDKYALLNCDDHQGLLRKLGKDISEARPDITHQCLLTLLDSPINKAGKLQVYIQTSKGVLIEVNPTVRIPRTFKRFSGLMVQLLHKLSIRSVNSEEKLLRIIKNPITDHLPTKCRKVTLSFEAPVVRVQDYVGKLDSDESICVFVGAMARGQDVFADEYVDEKIGLSNYPLSASVACSKFCHGCEDAWQIL